The Coffea arabica cultivar ET-39 chromosome 4e, Coffea Arabica ET-39 HiFi, whole genome shotgun sequence genome includes a window with the following:
- the LOC113740971 gene encoding uncharacterized protein: protein MEQRRVKRFVQGLNVEIQEALAAAQINTFTEVLEKVQRIEIARVQVRTFHVKRRGASGGNQGPAHSDRNMPPPKAGRGVRGGRFTGTSREAQSGRGQERGVPQGGQTSAPRVSCGYCGKLNHTEDNCWRKAQKYLRCGSTKHQIANCPLISDAQSAGISNPKPTNVGGTRSRVPARVYPLDQQSVPELLEVVEGTIPVFHHLAKILIDPGATHSFVSAAFMFGIDVKAERLPYDLEVKTPTGMDWLVHYHVRVDCHMKVVEFCLPGEATLKLDVWGILASSALISRIKIRKLLSHGARGYLAFLVNTPREKIKLEDLPVINEYPDVFPEELVSLPLERLIEFKVDLAPGTTPISKTSYRMAPAEFKKLRFQMQDLLEREFIHESESLQCYLLKRRTGV from the exons ATGGAGCAAAGAAGGGTAAAGAGGTTTGTACAGGGACTCAATGTAGAAATACAGGAGGCCTTGGCGGCGGCCCAAATTAACACTTTTACTGAGGTTTTGGAGAAGGTTCAGAGAATAGAAATTGCCAGGGTACAAGTAAGGACTTTCCATGTAAAACGGAGAGGGGCATCTGGTGGAAATCAAGGGCCGGCACATAGTGATCGGAACATGCCACCCCCTAAAGCCGGCCGTGGAGTTAGAGGTGGAAGGTTTACGGGTACATCCAGGGAAGCCCAAAGTGGAAGGGGACAAGAGAGAGGTGTCCCACAGGGAGGCCAGACCTCCGCCCCCCGAGTATCGTGTGGGTATTGTGGGAAATTGAACCATACagaggataattgctggagaAAAGCTCAAAAATATTTAAGGTGTGGAAGTACTAAGCACCAGATTGCCAATTGCCCACTAATCAGTGATGCTCAGTCGGCTGGCATATCGAACCCTAAACCAACCAATGTAGGAGGGACTAGGTCAAGGGTGCCAGCCAGGGTATACCCTTTGGACCAGCAATCGGTACCTGAACTATTggaggtagtggaaggtacgattcctgtttTCCATCATctagccaaaattttgatagaccctggtgcAACCCATTCTTTTGTTAGCGCCGCATTTATGTTTGGAATTGATGTGAAAGCCGAAAggttaccatatgacctagaagtgaAGACACCTACGG gtatggattggctagttCATTATCATGTTCGGGTAGATTGTCATATGAAAGTGGTCGAGTTTTGCTTACCGGGTGAGGCAACTCTTAAACTAGACGTGTGGGGTATTCTAGCCTCATCTGCCCTCATTTCGAGAATAAAGATtaggaaattgcttagtcaTGGGGCACGGGGCTATCTAGCTTTTCTAGTAAACACCCCAAGAGAAAAGATTAAACTAGAAGATTTGCCGGTGATAAATGAGTATCCAGATGTGTTCCCGGAGGAATTGGTGTCATTGCCACTCGAAAGATTGATTGAATTTAAAGTTGATCTCGCACCTGGAACTACTCCCATTTCGAAAACCTCTTATCGGATGGCGCCCGCTGAATTTAAGAAGTTAAGATTTCAAATGCAAGACTTGCTAGAACGGGAATTCATACATGAGAGCGAGTCGCTCCAgtgttatttgttaaaaagaaggacgggAGTTTAA